A region from the Triticum aestivum cultivar Chinese Spring chromosome 3D, IWGSC CS RefSeq v2.1, whole genome shotgun sequence genome encodes:
- the LOC123080974 gene encoding protein DEHYDRATION-INDUCED 19 homolog 5 isoform X2 has product MCCVSYSDPPPPLPAEEKSKEEEQRCSAAMEVDAEASYSYGFLPPGRHQPYYAPPPPPPDGELWEYFPCPFCYIEVEMPFICSHLQEEHCFDTRNAVCPICAENLGKDMSAHFRFQHSHLLKRRKPSRPSSSPWPAAASPPAYEVNPYMMSSRPCQDPEPDPLLSQFICGSGDQTETEPGSRDGASQRHRPSSGHPAAGVQRPVSQLELEERLQRIEFLREIITSTIL; this is encoded by the exons ATGTGCTGTGTCAGTTACAGTGACCCGCCGCCTCCTCTTCCCGCCGAGGAGAAGAGTAAAGAGGAGGAGCAGCGGTGCAGTGCCGCCATGGAGGTGGATGCAGAGGCCTCCTACAGCTATGGCTTCCTCCCCCCAGGCAGGCACCAGCCCTATTAtgccccacctcctcctccgccag ATGGTGAACTGTGGGAGTACTTCCCTTGCCCTTTCTGCTACATCGAGGTCGAAATGCCCTTCATCTGCAGCCATCTGCAGGAGGAACACTGCTTCGACACCAGAAATGCT GTTTGCCCGATATGCGCCGAGAATCTGGGGAAGGACATGTCCGCGCATTTCAGATTCCAACACTCCCATCTTCTCAAG AGGAGGAAGCCTTCGAGGCCCAGCAGCTCACCATGGCCAGCAGCGGCATCGCCACCTGCATATGAAGTGAACCCCTACATGATGAGCAGCAGGCCATGCCAGGACCCTGAGCCTGACCCCCTGCTCTCCCAGTTCATCTGCGGCAGCGGAGACCAAACCGAAACCGAGCCGGGATCGCGCGACGGAGCAAGCCAGCGCCACCGCCCGAGCAGCGGTCATCCGGCAGCAGGTGTCCAGAG GCCTGTTAGCCAGCTGGAGCTGGAGGAGAGGCTGCAGAGGATCGAGTTCCTCAGGGAGATCATCACATCAACCATTCTTTAG
- the LOC123080974 gene encoding protein DEHYDRATION-INDUCED 19 homolog 5 isoform X1, which translates to MCCVSYSDPPPPLPAEEKSKEEEQRCSAAMEVDAEASYSYGFLPPGRHQPYYAPPPPPPEDGELWEYFPCPFCYIEVEMPFICSHLQEEHCFDTRNAVCPICAENLGKDMSAHFRFQHSHLLKRRKPSRPSSSPWPAAASPPAYEVNPYMMSSRPCQDPEPDPLLSQFICGSGDQTETEPGSRDGASQRHRPSSGHPAAGVQRPVSQLELEERLQRIEFLREIITSTIL; encoded by the exons ATGTGCTGTGTCAGTTACAGTGACCCGCCGCCTCCTCTTCCCGCCGAGGAGAAGAGTAAAGAGGAGGAGCAGCGGTGCAGTGCCGCCATGGAGGTGGATGCAGAGGCCTCCTACAGCTATGGCTTCCTCCCCCCAGGCAGGCACCAGCCCTATTAtgccccacctcctcctccgccag AAGATGGTGAACTGTGGGAGTACTTCCCTTGCCCTTTCTGCTACATCGAGGTCGAAATGCCCTTCATCTGCAGCCATCTGCAGGAGGAACACTGCTTCGACACCAGAAATGCT GTTTGCCCGATATGCGCCGAGAATCTGGGGAAGGACATGTCCGCGCATTTCAGATTCCAACACTCCCATCTTCTCAAG AGGAGGAAGCCTTCGAGGCCCAGCAGCTCACCATGGCCAGCAGCGGCATCGCCACCTGCATATGAAGTGAACCCCTACATGATGAGCAGCAGGCCATGCCAGGACCCTGAGCCTGACCCCCTGCTCTCCCAGTTCATCTGCGGCAGCGGAGACCAAACCGAAACCGAGCCGGGATCGCGCGACGGAGCAAGCCAGCGCCACCGCCCGAGCAGCGGTCATCCGGCAGCAGGTGTCCAGAG GCCTGTTAGCCAGCTGGAGCTGGAGGAGAGGCTGCAGAGGATCGAGTTCCTCAGGGAGATCATCACATCAACCATTCTTTAG